GAAGTTTAACTTATGAACCGGGAACGGAGCTTTTAGAGGTATCCAATTTTAAGCTCTTTGATCTTACTCAGAATGCAACCCTTCTCGGGGAAAAGGGACAATTTGATTTAAGAAATGGTGAGATCTGGAGTTCTAAGATCTTTATCTATTACAAAAAAGAGGGATTCAAGATAAAGGCCTGGAATTTTTCTAAAAATGCCCTTAATGAATACTATGCTGAGAGAGCCCTCATCACAACCTGTGAGCTTGATTGTGAAAAGGAGGAGTTTCCTCCCTGGAGTGTGGAAGTCAAAAATATAGTTCTTACTCCAGAAGGGATTTCCACTGCAGATGCAACTACTTTCAGAGCAGGTAAAGTTCCTCTTCTTTATCTCCCTAAAAAGATGTTTTTACCCAGGGTAAGTCTTCCCATTTTTGAACCCCGAAAGGCTGGTTTTTTACCACCAGGAATCACTCAGGGTAGTAGGCTTGGTTTTGGTCTCCAAATTCCCTATTTTTTACCTCTCACAGATCAGATTGATTTTACCATTGCTCCTCTTTATACAACTAAGAGAGGTCTTATCTGGGATTTAGAAAATCAATTGGCTTTAACAGAAAATACTAAAAGCTTAATAAGGGTGCGCTATCTCAGGGATACTAAAAGAGGAGAGTATGCTACCGAGGAGGCCCCTAAAAATCGTTACTGGATCACCGGAAAAGTTGATATCTCAGCTGCGAAAAACTGGGATCTACACTTAGATCTTGATTTTCTTTCGGATAAAGATTTTCTTGAAGAGTTCAATGTGGGGGAGGGTAGTTTTGATAATATCAAGAAACTTTATCTTGATAGATTCAACCGAGATGTGGATGATAAAGCCCAGGACTTTCGCACCTCAAGTCTCTGGTTCCAGTATTTTAAGCATAGTCTTTATACCCGTTTGCAGAGTTCCTACCTTGATTACAATGGAGCTGGAAATAAGAAGGAAGTTCTTCAACCCTTAGCAGGTTTTCATCTTTCCCTTCTTCCCTTCCAATTTAAGGGTATTATTCCAGCCCTCAATCTTGATTATAATTATTTTTATAGAGAAACAAATTATTATGGTAATAGATTTGGTCTAAATCTTGAGGCCAGTTACCCTTTTTCCTATCAATTTTTGAAAAGTGAGGTCAAAGTAAATTATAAGAATTATCTTTATTTATTGGAGGATTCAGGAAATTTTACA
This window of the Caldimicrobium thiodismutans genome carries:
- a CDS encoding LPS-assembly protein LptD; its protein translation is MFSYLRGSLYAYPAVKALELTAQRVEVLQGGKKVYAEGDIIIEREGYLLYAGSLTYEPGTELLEVSNFKLFDLTQNATLLGEKGQFDLRNGEIWSSKIFIYYKKEGFKIKAWNFSKNALNEYYAERALITTCELDCEKEEFPPWSVEVKNIVLTPEGISTADATTFRAGKVPLLYLPKKMFLPRVSLPIFEPRKAGFLPPGITQGSRLGFGLQIPYFLPLTDQIDFTIAPLYTTKRGLIWDLENQLALTENTKSLIRVRYLRDTKRGEYATEEAPKNRYWITGKVDISAAKNWDLHLDLDFLSDKDFLEEFNVGEGSFDNIKKLYLDRFNRDVDDKAQDFRTSSLWFQYFKHSLYTRLQSSYLDYNGAGNKKEVLQPLAGFHLSLLPFQFKGIIPALNLDYNYFYRETNYYGNRFGLNLEASYPFSYQFLKSEVKVNYKNYLYLLEDSGNFTDKSLHTNLFELSLTTYTQLFRTFSLGEGARPFQFQHILKPYLTFFYRKKINGDFLPTFMYEDYLTEKAKAIEYGIWQYFNLANQKNFFVLRAYQQYDFTKAERSATATKPEERAFSDLFIQAFSNWKDRLAMRYDTAYNFYGLGIKKHSLTLGLRKILLDAIDFTYQEDRAWDTKQATLKLGELFKERFLINYYISRNLKINETTEQKLEALYLHDCYLVGLGVSITPRDTKFYFRVDLKGLGGLGEKTLYQSEVQ